DNA sequence from the Armatimonadota bacterium genome:
CTGGCTGCGGGCGCTGGAGCAGGTGGTGCGGGCGGTGGTCGGCGGCATCGAGCCCGACCAGGTGATCGGCCTGGGGATCGACTTCACCTCGTGTACCGTCCTGCCGGCCACCGCCGATGGCACCCCCCTCTGCCTGCTGGAGGACTTCGCCGGTGATCCGCACGCCTGGCCCAAACTGTGGAAGCACCACGCCGCCCAGCCGTACGCCGACCGCTTCAACGCCGCCGCGGGACACCCCGATGCCGCCTTCCTCCAGTACTACGGAGGGAAGACGTCCTCCGAGTGGCTGTGGGCCAAGGGGTGGCAGGTCCTGGCCGAGTCCCCGACGGTAGCCGCCGCCATGGCCCGGTGGATCGAGGGCGGCGACTGGATCGTCTGGCAGCTGACCGGGGACGAGGTGCGCAGCGCGTGCCAGGCGGGATACAAGGCTCACTGGCAGAAGGACGCGGGGTATCCTCGCGCGTCCTTCCTGGCCGCCCTGGATCCCGCCCTTCCCCGGCTGCTGGCGTGTCTGGGCGCGCCGCGCCCGGTGGCCGAGCGCGCGGGGGGACTGACGGCATCGTGGGCGCAGCGGCTGGGCCTGCGGGCGGGCACGCCGGTCGCCGTGGCGGTCATCGACGCCCACGCCGGCGTTCCGGCCGTCGGCGTCGCCGCCCCCGGGCAGCTGGTGGCCATCATGGGGACCTCGACCTGCCACCTGCTCCTGGACTCCCGCCGGGTTCCCATCCGAGGGATCGCCGGGGTGGTGGAGGACGGGATCCTTCCGGGGTTCTTCGGGTACGAAGCCGGCCAGGCGTCGGTGGGCGACATCTTCCAGTGGTTCGTGCGGACCTCGGTGCCCGGTCGGTACGGTCCCGAAGAGGCCGCCTTCCGGACCCTGGAAGAAGAGGCGGCTCGCCTGCGGGCCGGGGAGGCGGGAGTGCTGGCCCTGGACTGGTGGAACGGGTGCCGCACCCCCCTGGTGGACGCTGACCTGTCGGGGCTGCTGGTGGGGCTGACGGTGACCACCGAGCCGCACGAAGTCTACCGCGCCCTGCTGGAGGCCACCGCGTTCGGCACCCGACGGGTCATCGAGACGTTTGAGGCCGGGGGAGTGCAGATCCGCGAGGTCGTCGCCTGCGGGGGACTGGCCGAGCGCAACCGGCTGCTCCTGCAGCTGACCGCCGACATCACCGGTCGCGAGGTGCTCGCCGCCCCGGTGCCCCATGCGTCGGCCGTCGGTGCCGCCATCTACGCGGCGGCCGCCGCCGGATCCCCGGCAGGTGGCTACGACGACGTCCGGGACGCCGTGGCCCGCATGGGCGCCACCGAGCGCGTCCCCTACCGCCCGCGGCCGGCTGAGCAGCGCACCTACGAGGTGCTGTACCGGGAGTATCTGGACCTGGCCCGGCACTTCGGAGAAGGCGGCTCCCAGGTGATGAAGCGCCTGCGCCGATTGCGGGCGGAGGCGACGGAGGGGAGGTGAGTGGCGGCTGCACCGGA
Encoded proteins:
- a CDS encoding ribulokinase; its protein translation is MTRYAVGVDFGTESARAVLVAVEDGRVAATASAAYRHGVIDRTLPGRSERLPPDWALQHPGDWLRALEQVVRAVVGGIEPDQVIGLGIDFTSCTVLPATADGTPLCLLEDFAGDPHAWPKLWKHHAAQPYADRFNAAAGHPDAAFLQYYGGKTSSEWLWAKGWQVLAESPTVAAAMARWIEGGDWIVWQLTGDEVRSACQAGYKAHWQKDAGYPRASFLAALDPALPRLLACLGAPRPVAERAGGLTASWAQRLGLRAGTPVAVAVIDAHAGVPAVGVAAPGQLVAIMGTSTCHLLLDSRRVPIRGIAGVVEDGILPGFFGYEAGQASVGDIFQWFVRTSVPGRYGPEEAAFRTLEEEAARLRAGEAGVLALDWWNGCRTPLVDADLSGLLVGLTVTTEPHEVYRALLEATAFGTRRVIETFEAGGVQIREVVACGGLAERNRLLLQLTADITGREVLAAPVPHASAVGAAIYAAAAAGSPAGGYDDVRDAVARMGATERVPYRPRPAEQRTYEVLYREYLDLARHFGEGGSQVMKRLRRLRAEATEGR